The Phragmites australis chromosome 1, lpPhrAust1.1, whole genome shotgun sequence genomic interval TTTCGTGTTAATGTATTGTTTCATTGGGTCTTCAATGTTATGTGATGCTGGTACTACTGATATTGATTCTGTTTGTCATTTCCAGGTCAAGGGCATCCAGACCAGATTGCTTGTTTTATGGCTAGAAATAATCACAACCATCTCCAGCTGCCCGAGATGGATCATATTCAACCCAAGAATGGCCATCGCAATGAACCCCTGCCTTTAGGTAGCTGGACTTAATTCAATACTCTATACTTGTGTACATTTATCAGAATTGTGACAAGATAAATACTGTTTTCCATTCTAATTTCAGATCAGAAGCTTCTAGTGCATCATCAAAGTGATGCACCGCTTAGAATCGCTCCTTCAAGTCACGGTAGTATGGCActtagatcaaatgaccttccATCTTCAAGTCGTGCTGCGCAATGCCCAGGTTATAGAGTTGGGAACCCAGGGACCGCACATGCTTCCTTTGTTCAATGTCCTTCTGGAAGTTCCACAAGCCGTTTACCAGAATCTGCTTTGAGTTATCCATCGGAGGAAGGCTTTGCTCCAGCGAGTTCCCATCTGGACAACAGAAGGGCTTCAATGAAACGAAAAACTCCCATTATTTATCCTGCGGATGGGACCAGTGCTGGTGCTTATTATGTTGGAAGCTCTTCCAATACTGAGTTATCTAACTGTGTGCAGGCAAATCCTACCGCACTTACTGAGCCCTTACATCCTCAAATGCCTTTAAGAATTGGCCATAGCGGTTGGGAAGGCCAACAATTAATTCAGCAAGAAGAGTTTCAGAGGAATGTGAGAGCACGCCACAATTATAGTATTTCTTTGGAACCTAGACCAGCTTCAACTTACACAGCAAACAGCATTTATCCGCCGTCATTCCGTTCAACTGGAAGTGCTTCCCTGAGTACATCAGTGGAAAGGAACCAAGCACCTGTTTCTGTGCCAACAAGTACTGTACCTTCAGGTTAGTATTAAATTCTTAGTTAAATATGCTAGATGTCTAATCTTCGTATAACACAGGATGGCCCTTCTAAGTTTGGTTGGGAGTTGCTTTCGTGGCTTGATTGAAAACATGATACTTACCTGCCATTTGATTTAAGTCTTGTGCTGCGGTTTTACATTAAAATTTAAACTGAACAGTCACTTGTGTTCTATATGATAACAGTCTGTTATTGTTTGTTTACAGTTGCTCATACTCACAGCACACATGTTTTGATGGTTTTGCAGGTGCACCAGGAATCACTAGGGCTTTGATGGAGAGGCCTTACTATCCTTCCATGGGAAGTGCTCCTGTCCCAACTGTGCATGGTTCATCTGGCAGTGCAACATTTGCTTATGGTGGCTATGCTCTTAGGGCTGTTCATAGTGACACTGTTCCCATATTCTCTCATCCGGCTTCTGCTGCTTCTTCTGGCTCTAGAGCAATGCCCCATGAGACGGTCATTCGGGGCTATCCACCTGCTACCTCTGCAGCTACCCCTATGTCCGTGCCCATCGGTCAGCCATTTCCAACCCGAACTGCTGCATCTTCTAGATATGCAAGGCATGTAGCCGTAGGGCATGCTAACAATGGAAGGAACAGAAGGGTTAGGAGCTCTTACTATGGTTTACATCCTTCGATGATCGAGGCAGAGGTAGATGGCCTTTTCTTTCCTGTTTTCCATGAAATTAAATTAGTGTTGATTTAGAATTGGAACTTATCTAGCTGCTATTTGTGAAGCGGTTTATGATGTTGGACCAGTTGGTCTTTTATGAATCAAGAGAAACAGCTGACCCCCACAGGGACATGAGGCTGGACGTTGACAACATGAGTTACGAGGTAAAGAAGACTGCACTTTGCTTCTCCATACCTCTGCCCCAGAAATTTGAGGCATTTTTCTTAACTCCCCTTCCGCTGTCTACAGGACCTGTTGGCCTTGGGAGAATTTATCGGTAATGTCAACACAGGCTTGGCTGACGAAAAAATTTCAAATTGTGTCAGAGAAGTAGTCTGTTGCAGTTCCGATCCAACGCAAAACGATCAAGATGATGGGAGCTGTGTCGTTTGTCTGGTATATTTCTTAAACTGGTAGTTCCATGTTTAATAATTTACAACCATGGCTAAAAACTTTGTTGTATTCTGACTGATGGACTAAATTATGGCAGGAGGATTACAATGACAAGGATTTACTAGGAGTACTGAAATGCAGTCATGACTTCCATGCTGACTGCATCAAGAAGTGGTTGCAGGTGAAGAACTCATGCCCAGTGTGCAAAGCAGCTGCGGTTTAGGACACCAGAGGGAGCGATAATTATGTTCCTCTCCATTCATTTTAG includes:
- the LOC133887121 gene encoding probable E3 ubiquitin-protein ligase RHG1A gives rise to the protein MARNNHNHLQLPEMDHIQPKNGHRNEPLPLDQKLLVHHQSDAPLRIAPSSHGSMALRSNDLPSSSRAAQCPGYRVGNPGTAHASFVQCPSGSSTSRLPESALSYPSEEGFAPASSHLDNRRASMKRKTPIIYPADGTSAGAYYVGSSSNTELSNCVQANPTALTEPLHPQMPLRIGHSGWEGQQLIQQEEFQRNVRARHNYSISLEPRPASTYTANSIYPPSFRSTGSASLSTSVERNQAPVSVPTSTVPSGAPGITRALMERPYYPSMGSAPVPTVHGSSGSATFAYGGYALRAVHSDTVPIFSHPASAASSGSRAMPHETVIRGYPPATSAATPMSVPIGQPFPTRTAASSRYARHVAVGHANNGRNRRVRSSYYGLHPSMIEAERFMMLDQLVFYESRETADPHRDMRLDVDNMSYEDLLALGEFIGNVNTGLADEKISNCVREVVCCSSDPTQNDQDDGSCVVCLEDYNDKDLLGVLKCSHDFHADCIKKWLQVKNSCPVCKAAAV